In Pseudomonas hamedanensis, a single window of DNA contains:
- a CDS encoding non-ribosomal peptide synthetase yields the protein MQELIESVGALSPEKRKALAILLGKQGVNLYGIAPVFRRGADEPLLLSYAQERQWFLWQMEPHSAAYHIPTALRLRGALDLPALQASFAALIERHESLRTGFVLDEQGRVLQSIQAPFELALPVQDVQGIDDAALKALIQAEIAKPFDLLQGPLLRIRVLRVAPAEHVLVAVQHHIVSDGVSMQIMVDELIQLYAGLSRGHAVTLAPLPIQYADYALWQRSWMEAGERARQLAYWTERLAGEASVLELPLDHPRPASQSLRGGSLDFDLPPALSKGLQEIARREGVTLFMLLLASFQTLLHRYSGQGDIRVGVPIANRNRSETAGLIGFFVNTQVLRAELDEQLPFRELLQQVKQHALGAQAHQDLPFEQLVEALAPTRSLSRSSLFQVMFNHQTAAPATHKPLQMPGLNVEPVRWDSHTAPFDLTLDTYESAAGLSASLVFATDLFEATTIARMAEHWQNLLAGIVVDSGQRIGELPMLGRDEFAQLQQSNALLPMERLAVHQRFARIAASQSHAVAVRCGEQQMSFAELDAAANRLAWRLQIAGAGPEVRIGIALPRSAQMFVAMLAVLKAGAAYVPLDASYPRERLAYLIDDSGMALLLTDSSLITQLPLPAGLPNLCLDTLDTGEFPDTVPAVEVHEHSLAYVIYTSGSTGQPKGVCVAHGPLAMHCQAIGQRYAMTPDDCELHFMSFAFDGAHERWITPLTHGSSLLLRDDSLWTAEQTYRAMQRHGVTVVAFPPAYLQQLAEFAESEGHPPKVRIYCFGGDAVPNDSFERVRRALAPQHIINGYGPTETVVTPLLWKADRDTACGAAYASIGQRVGERSTWVLSAELNPVPQGVAGELYLGGYGVARGYLDRAALTAERFVPDPFGEPGARLYRSGDQVRLRADGVFDYQGRVDNQVKVRGFRIELGEIEARLMALDSVREAVVLAQDGPNGAQLVGYVVAAQTVDAAQESAWREQIRTSLKRSLPDYMVPAYLLVLEQIPLTPNGKVDRKGLPKPDASLMQQRYVAPVSELEQHTARIWAEVLKLERVGMSDNFFELGGHSLLVTQVLSRVRQTLQRDVPLKALFEHNTLGAFCAYLSEAQKAAQQPPLVAVQRGAPLPLSYAQERQWFLWHMDRDSSAYHIPTALRLRGPLDQPALQRSFDTLIERHESLRTQFLQDADGTRQSILAPFSLAIETHSLAANSDAAALKARVEAEISRPFDLQQGPLLRATLLQLSVDDHVLVLVQHHIVSDGWSMQLMVDELIALYAAYSRGDTPQLPALAIQYADYALWQRQWMEAGERERQLDYWLARLGGEQPLLELPLDRPRPATQSLRGGRFELALDGALSDALNEVARREGVTLFMLLLASFQTLLHRYSGQNDIRVGVPVANRNRVETEGLIGFFVNTQVMRADVSGGVRFSDLLQQVRQAALGAQDHQDLPFEQLVEVLQPERSLSRSPLFQVMFNHQAKARRTSALAQLHSLQISEVNWDSLMAQFDLTLNTEESAEGLYASMVYAADLFDATTVARMAMDWQALLRGICQQPQQLIGELPMLEQATIEQTLRDWNPAPQHWNPQQPLHRLFEAQARKAPSAIAVSLDARQLSYAELNRRANRLAHALMARGVGADVLVGLAAERSVEMIVGLLAILKAGGAYLPLDPQYPAERLHYMIEDSGIGLLLSGHGVLDHVATGPQVMRLSLDDGGEGQPDHDPQISIDCANLAYVIYTSGSTGKPKGTLLSHANALRLFEATQDGFKFGPEDCWTLFHSYAFDFSVWEIFGALLHGGRLVVVPQDISRSPQDFYALLCREQVTVLNQTPSAFKQLMQVACESAPGLQPSLRYVVFGGEALEVKSLRPWFERFGDRAPQLVNMYGITETTVHVSYRPLSLADLETAVGSPLGAPIADLSWYVLDADLNPVARGCIGELHVAGAGLARGYLNRTDLSALRFVPNPFGTSGQRLYRTGDLARYCADGRIEYRGRIDHQVKIRGFRIELGEIEARLLALPDVRQAVVLDQPGAGGVQLVAYIVAASALDPLEQGAWREQVRLRLRQDLPDYMVPAHLLLLEQLPLTANGKLDRKALPTVDASQSQRAYVAPVSELEQQVAAIWSDVLKLDRVGLTDHFFELGGHSLLVINIVSRIQLELGMKLLPQTIFQYPVLGDLVAQLQGHGEQVTASKLSLLEDLLDEMEDA from the coding sequence ATGCAGGAGTTGATTGAATCGGTAGGCGCGCTTTCTCCCGAGAAACGCAAGGCGCTGGCGATTCTACTGGGCAAACAGGGAGTCAACCTCTACGGCATCGCCCCGGTTTTCCGGCGTGGTGCCGACGAGCCCCTGTTGCTTTCCTATGCCCAGGAGCGGCAGTGGTTCCTCTGGCAGATGGAGCCGCACAGCGCCGCTTATCACATTCCCACCGCCCTGCGTCTGCGCGGGGCGCTGGACCTGCCGGCATTGCAGGCAAGCTTCGCGGCGCTGATCGAGCGTCACGAAAGCCTGCGTACCGGCTTCGTTCTCGACGAACAGGGCCGGGTGCTGCAAAGCATTCAGGCGCCGTTTGAACTGGCATTGCCGGTGCAGGATGTGCAGGGCATTGACGACGCTGCGTTGAAGGCGCTGATTCAGGCGGAAATTGCTAAGCCGTTCGATCTGCTGCAAGGGCCACTGCTACGGATTCGCGTGTTGCGCGTGGCACCCGCGGAACATGTGTTGGTCGCTGTGCAGCACCACATCGTTTCCGACGGCGTGTCGATGCAAATCATGGTCGATGAGCTGATCCAGTTGTATGCCGGGCTCAGTCGCGGCCACGCGGTGACGTTGGCGCCGCTGCCGATCCAGTACGCCGACTATGCGCTGTGGCAGCGCAGCTGGATGGAGGCGGGCGAGCGCGCGCGGCAATTGGCGTATTGGACCGAGCGCCTCGCTGGCGAGGCGTCGGTGCTGGAGCTGCCGCTGGACCATCCGCGTCCGGCGAGCCAGAGTTTGCGCGGTGGCAGCCTCGACTTTGACTTGCCACCGGCCTTGAGCAAAGGTCTTCAGGAGATTGCCCGGCGCGAAGGCGTGACCTTGTTCATGTTGTTGCTGGCGTCGTTCCAGACCCTGTTGCATCGCTACAGCGGCCAGGGCGACATTCGCGTCGGCGTGCCGATTGCCAACCGCAATCGCAGCGAAACTGCCGGTCTGATCGGCTTCTTCGTCAACACCCAGGTGTTGCGTGCCGAGCTCGACGAACAGCTGCCGTTCCGCGAGCTGTTGCAGCAGGTCAAGCAGCACGCGCTCGGCGCCCAGGCGCATCAGGATTTGCCGTTCGAGCAATTGGTCGAAGCGCTGGCGCCGACCCGCAGCCTCAGCCGCAGTTCGTTGTTCCAGGTGATGTTCAACCACCAGACTGCAGCGCCGGCCACGCACAAACCGCTGCAAATGCCGGGGTTGAACGTCGAGCCGGTGCGTTGGGACAGCCACACCGCGCCGTTCGACCTGACCCTCGACACGTATGAATCCGCCGCAGGCCTCAGCGCCTCTTTGGTGTTTGCCACTGACTTGTTCGAAGCCACTACCATTGCGCGCATGGCCGAGCACTGGCAGAACCTGCTGGCCGGAATCGTGGTCGACAGTGGCCAGCGCATTGGCGAGTTGCCGATGCTCGGCCGCGACGAGTTTGCGCAACTGCAACAGAGCAACGCGTTGCTGCCGATGGAGCGGCTGGCGGTGCACCAACGCTTTGCCCGCATCGCCGCGAGCCAATCGCACGCTGTGGCGGTGCGTTGTGGCGAGCAGCAAATGAGTTTTGCCGAACTGGACGCGGCAGCCAATCGCCTGGCATGGCGTCTGCAAATCGCCGGCGCGGGGCCGGAAGTGCGCATCGGCATTGCGTTGCCGCGCAGTGCGCAGATGTTCGTGGCAATGCTGGCGGTGCTCAAGGCCGGTGCGGCCTACGTGCCGCTGGATGCCAGTTACCCGCGCGAGCGTCTGGCCTATTTGATTGACGACTCGGGAATGGCGCTGTTGCTCACCGACTCCAGCCTGATCACTCAGTTGCCGTTGCCGGCGGGTTTGCCGAACCTTTGCCTCGATACCCTGGACACCGGCGAATTTCCCGATACGGTGCCGGCGGTCGAGGTGCACGAACACAGCCTGGCGTACGTGATTTACACCTCGGGTTCGACCGGTCAGCCCAAAGGTGTCTGCGTGGCCCATGGTCCGCTGGCCATGCATTGCCAGGCGATCGGTCAGCGCTATGCGATGACCCCGGACGATTGCGAACTGCATTTCATGTCGTTCGCGTTCGACGGCGCGCATGAGCGCTGGATAACACCACTGACCCACGGTTCAAGCCTGTTGTTGCGTGACGACAGCCTGTGGACTGCCGAGCAGACTTACCGCGCGATGCAGCGTCACGGTGTCACCGTTGTCGCGTTCCCTCCGGCTTATTTGCAGCAGTTGGCGGAGTTCGCCGAGAGCGAAGGCCATCCGCCGAAGGTGCGCATCTATTGTTTCGGCGGCGACGCGGTGCCGAACGACAGCTTCGAGCGCGTGCGTCGCGCCCTGGCGCCGCAACACATCATCAACGGTTACGGCCCGACCGAAACCGTGGTCACGCCGCTGCTGTGGAAAGCCGATCGCGATACCGCCTGCGGCGCGGCGTATGCGTCCATCGGCCAGCGCGTCGGCGAGCGCAGCACCTGGGTGCTCAGCGCCGAACTCAACCCGGTGCCGCAAGGCGTGGCCGGCGAGTTGTACCTGGGCGGCTATGGCGTCGCCCGTGGTTATCTGGACCGTGCGGCGCTGACTGCCGAGCGGTTCGTGCCGGACCCGTTCGGCGAACCGGGCGCGCGCCTGTACCGCAGTGGCGATCAGGTGCGTCTGCGGGCCGATGGCGTATTCGATTATCAGGGGCGGGTCGACAATCAGGTCAAGGTGCGCGGTTTCCGCATCGAGCTGGGCGAGATCGAAGCGCGGCTGATGGCGCTCGATTCGGTGCGCGAGGCGGTGGTACTGGCGCAGGACGGCCCGAACGGCGCGCAACTGGTTGGTTACGTCGTCGCCGCGCAAACCGTTGACGCCGCGCAGGAAAGTGCCTGGCGTGAGCAGATTCGCACCAGCCTCAAGCGCAGCCTGCCCGATTACATGGTTCCGGCGTACTTGCTGGTGCTCGAGCAGATTCCCCTGACGCCGAACGGCAAGGTCGACCGCAAAGGTCTGCCCAAGCCCGACGCCAGTCTGATGCAGCAACGTTACGTTGCGCCGGTCAGCGAACTGGAGCAGCACACCGCGCGGATCTGGGCCGAGGTACTCAAGCTTGAACGTGTAGGGATGAGCGACAACTTTTTTGAGCTTGGTGGCCATTCGCTGTTGGTCACTCAGGTGCTGTCACGGGTGCGCCAGACCTTGCAGCGCGACGTGCCGCTCAAGGCGCTGTTCGAACACAACACCCTCGGCGCCTTTTGCGCGTATCTGAGCGAGGCGCAAAAGGCAGCGCAGCAACCGCCGCTGGTGGCGGTGCAACGCGGCGCACCGTTGCCGTTGTCGTACGCCCAGGAACGCCAATGGTTCCTGTGGCACATGGACCGCGACAGTTCTGCCTATCACATTCCGACCGCGCTGCGTCTGCGCGGGCCGCTGGACCAACCCGCGCTGCAACGCAGTTTCGACACACTGATCGAGCGTCACGAAAGCCTGCGCACGCAGTTCCTGCAAGACGCCGACGGCACTCGCCAATCGATTCTGGCGCCGTTCAGCCTGGCGATCGAAACCCACAGCCTGGCCGCCAACAGCGACGCCGCCGCCCTCAAGGCACGGGTCGAAGCCGAGATCAGCCGGCCGTTCGACCTGCAACAAGGCCCGTTGCTGCGCGCCACATTGCTGCAACTGAGCGTTGACGACCATGTGCTGGTGCTGGTCCAGCACCACATCGTCTCCGATGGCTGGTCGATGCAGTTGATGGTCGATGAGCTGATTGCGCTGTACGCCGCTTACAGCCGTGGCGACACGCCTCAATTGCCGGCGCTGGCGATCCAGTACGCCGACTATGCGCTGTGGCAGCGCCAATGGATGGAGGCCGGCGAACGCGAGCGTCAACTCGATTACTGGCTGGCCCGATTGGGCGGCGAGCAACCGCTGCTGGAACTGCCGCTGGATCGTCCCCGCCCGGCCACGCAAAGTCTGCGCGGTGGACGTTTTGAACTGGCGCTGGATGGCGCATTGAGTGACGCGTTGAACGAAGTGGCCCGCCGCGAAGGCGTGACGCTGTTCATGCTCTTGCTGGCATCGTTCCAGACCTTGCTGCACCGCTACAGTGGCCAGAACGATATCCGTGTTGGTGTGCCCGTCGCCAACCGCAACCGAGTCGAAACCGAAGGCCTGATCGGCTTCTTCGTCAACACTCAGGTCATGCGCGCCGACGTCAGCGGCGGGGTGCGTTTCAGCGATTTGCTGCAACAAGTCCGGCAAGCGGCGCTCGGCGCACAGGACCATCAGGATTTGCCTTTCGAGCAACTGGTTGAAGTGCTGCAACCGGAGCGCAGCCTCAGTCGCAGCCCACTGTTTCAGGTGATGTTCAACCATCAGGCCAAGGCCCGTCGCACCAGCGCCTTGGCGCAACTGCACAGCCTGCAGATCAGCGAAGTGAACTGGGACAGCTTGATGGCCCAGTTCGATCTGACCCTCAATACCGAAGAGTCGGCTGAGGGTCTCTACGCCTCGATGGTGTATGCCGCCGACCTCTTTGACGCCACCACCGTCGCGCGCATGGCCATGGATTGGCAGGCGTTGCTGCGCGGCATTTGCCAGCAGCCGCAACAATTGATCGGCGAGTTGCCGATGCTTGAACAGGCGACGATCGAGCAGACTCTGCGCGACTGGAACCCGGCGCCGCAGCACTGGAACCCGCAGCAGCCATTGCACCGTTTGTTCGAAGCGCAAGCACGCAAGGCGCCGAGCGCGATTGCCGTGAGCCTTGACGCACGGCAACTGAGTTATGCCGAACTCAACCGCCGGGCCAATCGTCTGGCCCATGCGCTGATGGCGCGCGGCGTCGGCGCTGACGTGCTGGTCGGTCTCGCAGCCGAGCGCTCTGTGGAGATGATTGTCGGCTTGCTGGCGATCCTCAAGGCTGGCGGCGCCTACCTGCCGCTGGACCCGCAATACCCGGCCGAGCGCCTGCACTACATGATCGAGGACAGCGGCATCGGGCTGTTGTTGAGTGGTCACGGTGTTCTCGACCACGTCGCGACCGGCCCGCAAGTGATGCGTTTGTCACTGGACGATGGCGGCGAAGGCCAGCCGGACCATGATCCCCAAATCAGCATCGACTGCGCCAACCTGGCCTATGTGATTTACACCTCCGGTTCCACCGGCAAGCCCAAGGGCACCTTGCTCAGCCACGCCAATGCGCTGCGTCTGTTCGAGGCCACGCAAGACGGGTTCAAGTTCGGCCCTGAGGATTGCTGGACGCTGTTTCACTCGTACGCGTTCGACTTTTCGGTCTGGGAAATTTTCGGTGCATTGCTGCATGGCGGGCGTCTGGTGGTCGTGCCGCAGGACATCAGTCGTTCACCGCAGGACTTCTATGCCTTGCTCTGTCGCGAGCAGGTGACGGTGCTGAACCAGACGCCGTCGGCGTTCAAGCAGCTGATGCAGGTCGCCTGCGAATCGGCGCCCGGGTTGCAGCCGTCGCTGCGCTATGTGGTGTTCGGCGGCGAGGCGCTGGAGGTCAAGAGCCTGCGGCCGTGGTTCGAACGTTTCGGCGACCGCGCGCCACAACTGGTCAACATGTATGGCATCACCGAAACCACTGTGCACGTCAGCTATCGACCATTGTCGCTGGCCGACCTTGAGACTGCCGTCGGCAGCCCGTTGGGGGCGCCGATTGCCGACCTGTCGTGGTACGTGCTGGATGCCGATCTCAATCCGGTCGCCCGGGGTTGCATCGGTGAACTGCACGTGGCGGGCGCCGGCCTGGCGCGCGGTTATCTGAACCGCACCGACCTCAGTGCATTGCGTTTTGTGCCGAACCCGTTCGGCACGTCAGGGCAGCGGTTGTACCGCACCGGCGACCTGGCGCGGTACTGCGCAGACGGACGCATTGAGTACCGGGGGCGCATCGACCATCAAGTGAAGATCCGCGGTTTCCGCATCGAGTTGGGCGAAATCGAAGCGCGTTTGCTGGCCTTGCCAGACGTGCGCCAAGCGGTGGTGCTCGATCAACCGGGGGCCGGCGGCGTGCAGTTGGTGGCGTATATCGTCGCCGCGTCAGCGCTCGATCCGCTGGAGCAGGGCGCCTGGCGCGAACAGGTGCGCCTGCGCCTGCGTCAGGATCTGCCGGACTACATGGTCCCGGCGCACCTGTTGCTGCTTGAGCAACTGCCGCTGACCGCCAACGGCAAACTCGATCGCAAGGCCCTGCCGACGGTCGATGCCAGCCAGTCGCAGCGCGCCTATGTCGCCCCGGTCAGTGAGCTGGAGCAACAAGTCGCGGCAATCTGGAGTGACGTGCTGAAACTCGATCGGGTCGGTCTGACCGACCATTTCTTTGAACTGGGAGGTCACTCCCTGCTGGTGATAAACATTGTGTCGCGCATCCAACTTGAACTCGGTATGAAGCTGCTCCCGCAAACCATTTTCCAGTACCCGGTACTCGGCGATCTGGTGGCGCAACTGCAAGGCCACGGCGAACAGGTCACGGCATCGAAACTGAGCCTGCTCGAAGACCTGCTCGATGAAATGGAGGACGCGTGA